A region of the Ctenopharyngodon idella isolate HZGC_01 chromosome 2, HZGC01, whole genome shotgun sequence genome:
GTAGCATTCacacttgtgtgtgtttgtgtgcgcatgtgtgtgtgtgtgtgtgtgtgagtgagcatGTCTGTTTTTGTGCTCTTGCATTTGTACTCTAGTACCCGGCCTTTATTTCTGTGTGtacattttcagatttatgccagatttattgattttatataacaaattaaaaaaaaaacttgtattttattgccaatcccattcattttcaatgtggggtaattttgaccttttttttttttacacacctTTAGAACAATCGAATCAAGCCcagttttttgtgtgtatagATAGATAATAATAATCTGAGATGAGGGaaaccatgtttttaacaaagGAAAAGTCGATTGGGGTCACCCTGACCCCAAACACTGCATAAGGGGAAgaaatttgtaataaatattaacattcaCTGTTGAAGTATGTAAAATGAGtggtttatttaaaagaaagacTTCCACACAGGCTGCGTCCTCAGGATGAGTCCTCTGTCCTCCGTCCTGGTGCAATTAGAGAATGGAATGGTCCCTTTTCACATTTAAGTGTATAAGAGGGTAAACTTGCATGGGAGACTATAGTGtaatatatcatttatttttctgtgtatgtaaaatttttattgcattactaAAAGAATCACTTCAATtgtgtaaaattaaatgtagcctaagtatttgtttgtgtaatttaaccttttttttttattcatccacTGTGTTGCCCCGGGGTCCACTAATGAACAAATGTCCAAGCATAAGTATTCATGAATAACTCACTAAAGCATaagtattataaaaatattagtagtattatataagtaaaaaaaaaaaaaaaacatgaaaagatTCAGTAGAGCAGCAGAGTGACGCGAGGATAGAACGTTTGAGAAACAGGCTCCGTGACGTCACACTGACTAGCTGCATTCCAGTCCGTTGAAGAGCTCGCGCTGCTCATCTGTATAATCAGAATGACTTGGCTAGCGAAGGGAAGTCAAATGCTGAACGCCTTAAGGTTTTAAGGAGAGTTTTTACCCATTTACTTAACTTTGACTACACAAGTCTTACAAATACAGTTACTGAACATCTCCACCATTATTACATACCGTAGTAGTTCAGTCACACGGATTATGATCACAAAGGTATGGAACTGCTGCTTATTTACTCTGATTTGAGATAAATGCTTGAAATGTGAAATACTATCAAAATATGCACTgcatatatgtatttaaaatctCGATACTATCATTAATATTATGTGACTGCATTACATATGTCAAATGAACTTTTGTCCATGCTTGGTTTTTGCTTTGTATGTATTAGCTAACAATACTAGTGAAAAGTATAACAAACAGAAATATGTAAGTTCACGTTTTGGTATAAATTAAACTGTATGGCAATTATAAAAGGCAAAACAActcaaaacaacaaagaaataatATGTAAAACATGCGAAAACTTGTGAAACAaatatttgttcttttatttagTTGACTCTTGCCTGTCATtgtcaaatacatttacaaaaaatacaattttgaaCTAGATAACCACTGACAGAGAAAACAAAAGTTGTGTAATTGAACTTTTTGACTTCTTGAATCTgaacaagattattttgcttgttttaaggaattaattttgacttattttgaCGAATTTTGACTTagtctagaaaatgcttcttgatttaaaattttttagatatttggactggaaacaagtcAAAAAATCTAggtaagaaaataattttttgctgTGTAATTCTGAGTTATGTTTATCTCTTTAGAAAATGGTGAGTGACGTTCATCAGGCAGATGAGAAAATGGATAAAAAGACCAAAAAAGcgaagaagaaaaacaagagGGTGAAGTTTGCGCTGTCTTCTCCAGTTGATTTGATGGATTCGTCCACTACAGCTCCTGCTGACAGCGACAAATTGCCCAACTCTTTGAGCAAAAGCAGATTTAGATTTCTGCACCGCATTTTTGGCAAAATACGGTCATTCTGTCTGCCAAGCAAGTATTTGTCTTCTGAGCAGAAGAACAGCGATACCAAGACTGAGGCTTCTTCCTCAGCTGCAGTTGACAGATCATCTGAGGAGCATCGAGAAGCTGATCTGCTGGCTGCAACTCAGGAGACTGAACCCATCACATGTAAGATATAAAGCAGTTCTCCATATTTTCTACTGTATCTTTTCTTAATTCACAATGCTTCATTTGACTTGTTAAAGGCTgtaaaattaagatatatttctttactatgaacattttttttaaagcaggcAAAGAGTGTAAACAATAGATCATTCcttgtattattatttcttcCCAGCAGTTGTTGAAAGGATAAAACTGTCTCCCAGCTTCGATGGTTCTTTCACATCCATAGACGCATTTTCTGATGAAGAGACTCAGGAGACAGAACCTTTCGCAGGTGAGAGAATGATAAAATCAGAGCTTATTCAGAGCTCACAATTAGTAAATTCTAATTTATCTTTTCTGctgtgttaaatgttttaataccagattatatttaatgaagcaTTTAAAATCCAGACTGGAACTCTAgtctaaacatttaaaaacagcttACATGCTGTATTGATTTATAATATCACCTATTTTAGAAAGTCTTTCCCGAGGCTTGCAGTTGTGCATGATAAAATGTTTGACTAAAACTGCATTAATTTTCTCTTCACAGATGTAGCTGTCGCTCCGACATTTGCTGCTATTGATCTTGATTGGTGAGTAAAAGGACTGAGTTTTGTGATGCTTCAGTTTATTGAATCCCTAACCTGCACAATATTAGGTAACATATGCATGATGTTTCCTTAGCCTTCAAGAAATTATGGACAGTTTAGGAAGTGAGCCGCTTGGAAATACCCCGACTTCAGCACCGCTGTGGGTCAGTGATTTGTTCGGACAGCAAGCAGCGACTGAACAGGACAGAGAGACGCAGGGTGATGATGCTGACCAAGCTCCTTTGGGGTAAAGACGTTTTTGAATGTTAAAAGTCTGGACATACCTGCCTATGCTTTATGACGGCTATTTTCCAAATTTTATAACAATAGTGAAGTTATCAAATCTGTGCAATAACACAGTCAGACAGAAGTAAACTATTtcctgtgaatgtgtgagacttccAGTTCATTAGATAAATAACTAGAGGAATAACCAAGTTCTGTGAATGGTAAAAACTTTTTGTGCAACAGtccagtgtgtttatgattattataataaattaaaatatgattacaaCTATTAGTTTGCAACATCAAGCAGCATAttgaactctttttttttttttactgctaaataactggaagcgaatGACACTGGAAGCCACACACATTCAAGTTAAAATGGTCCCACATGctcttacattaaaaatatggtggatAGGAATTATTTAGGAACcacaaaatacacaaatgaaAACTCTTTTTTGTCTAGATACTGATACTGCTCTGCTCATTCTGAGGTGCATGCTGGGATGCTTTTGTCAACACTTGTTGGCTGCTTAATCTGGTCTAAATCATAGACttaaaatgattacattttggTTTTGTATAGAAATTCATACttaatgctgggtacacacaaACCGTCAAGTACGTAAGTAGAAGCCTTTAGATCAACATTTCTTAAGGACAGGAGAAGCTTAAATTCAGTCATTAGTAGTATGTCTGATGTTTCTTCTgaaatttgtgttttaaagctgTCTACTTACCAAAACTGTCTGATTCTCTCACAGTCTTCCAAATTTAGGGAACACTTGCTATATGAACTCCGTCTTGCAGTGCCTCCTCAGTGTTTCCCCCTTCCGGGAAGATGTGCTTTCCCTGCAGGAAGACTGGAAAAATGAAGCCGTATTGCTTGGGTACCAACACTGATTCAACATTATATCTTAAATCTTCCTATTTAAACTGTTTGCCATAATGTAATTCTCATGAAATTCTAGAGTACAGCAGAGTAATCTTTATATATAAGCTTGGGAATTAACTACACCAATTCTGTACATATAATATTCATGCATTTCTTTCCAGAGCATTATCTGACTTGCATATGAGCAGGCTGGACAGCAGTGACTCAGAACTGAAGAAAAAGCTCTTGGCTAAAGTTAAAGGCTACATTGAAAATGATTATCCAAATTTCGAGGGAAACCAGCAGCAGGTGAGGACGTCTTAAACCAGGCATTTTAAATAGCAAGACTTCTTTGTTTATGCGGTTTCAAGTTTTGGTGAACTGCAGGTTTCTGGTCCACTTGCGTTCATTCAAAATTCATGcaaattttttttagcattgaACAACGGTCTTGTAAACAAAATGTGTTGATTTGTTCACAAGTTGCATTCAACCTTGCAGCTCTTTATCTGTCCTTCTCTTTCTTCTCTCAGGATGCCCATGAGTTCCTCATGGCTTGTCTGTTCTGTCTGAAAGAGGAGAGTGAGATTCTGAAGATATTTTGTCCCACTTACACTTGCCCTGTGGCCAATATGGAGTTCAGGCTCAACCATGAGTGCACATGCGACAGGTAATGACATTGCACATACCTACCTGCACTCAACAGTGATGAAGCAGTAATATTATACTATATACTTCtattcatatataaaattatacatgCTCATTCAAAAAAATTGTGTAAAGAAGTGTTTTTCATTCTGTCGTTTTTAGCTGTGGCTTCCAGAAGAGCTTTCCAGAAGATTTCAACTACCTCTCGCTGGTAATCGGCCCTCAAGCATGTCTAACAGACAGTCTGCAGCAGTGCTTGAACGTGAGTGTCAGTGCTAAAGTGATTTTATTACATGAACAGGAGCATGTTGTTTTTGTCAAGTCATTTCTGATAGACTGATGTCTTTGTGTTCTTCAGGCATCTTCAATTGATTGTGCGTGCAGCCAATGTTCTGGCACCAAGGCCTCTGAGACTCTGAAGTTTCTCAGCCTTCCACAGTAAGACACACAGTTAATCAGTTACTACCTTAGAGAATAACTAAACATGAGTTGGTCCATCACTTCTGATCATTTGAATGTCTCTACAGGGTCCTGGTCTTTATGGTGATGCGCTTTGACATCACCATGTGCAAGCTGAAGGACCAACTGGAGATTCCTGAGGAGCTGACGCTGTCCTGTGTTGAAGGTGCGGCCACTGTTTGTTTTATCCAACTTCTGCAAATAATATTTCAGTGCTCTGTGGTTGTATTCTTTGAAGATTGTAGATAGACATGCTGTAACATCTCAATTACTCTAAAAGACAGGTTCAGAAagatatttgcatttctttttcatgtttCAATAAGTGTTTTCTTATTTCATCTATGATCTTCAACAGAGAGCAGAAAGCAGCCAGTGTCAGATAAAAGCTCAGCAGGCCGCAGAACATTTTTCCAGAAAATATTGAGGAAAAGGAATAAAGTTACACCGCTAACACCACAGGAAaggcatagacagcaatttatgatagacagacagacagacagatagatagatagatagatagataaataaatagatagatagatagatagatagatagactgactgattgattgattgattgattgcagTTCAGGAACATTTGAAACAGCTGCATTATCTTATAATCTTCATGTTTCCTAAACAGGAGGAAGTACCAGCTGTCATCAATGCACAGTACAGACTCAGTGGTGTTGTGTCGCATTTGGGAAGCAATTTGTCTTCTGGTAAGAATTTGTTGTACATTTCCAGTTGTctcatttgtttattcattgGCCATGTGTAATTCTAGCCAGTCCCAAAGTTATACTAAAGTTTCTCTGTCTTAAAGGACACTACATCAGTCATATTCGTAACCCCAGTGAAGATGGATGGCTGCGGTGCAGTGACAATATTGTCAGAGAAACCAGCTGGTCGGAGGTGTCCATGGACATTGAGACAAATGGCTACTTGTTGTTTTATGTCAAAAGGTATTGAATCCAATAATATTCTGTTTTTAACATTCAGTGCTCACTTGTATTCAGTCACCTGCTTTGGGATAAAATGCTGAACTCTTCCTTACTGTTGTTTTTGTAGCTGAGCAGCGGCTGGTGCATGAAAGTTTTAAAGAAGTTGGAAAGCAACAGATGAGGAAGATCCCACCGCTTAATATGAAACTGCTCAATCCTCCTAGTCAGCGAGAATGGATCTTTAGAAACCCACATGCTCTGGTTTCTCTCACATCACTTGGTCGATTTGTGAGTCAAGAAGTCGAGTTTTGTGTAAAGAAGTGTTTTTCATTCTGTTGTTTCAGCTGTGGCTTCCAGAAGAGCTTTCCAGAGGATTTCAACTACCTCTCTCTGGTCAATGGCCCTCAAGCATGTCTAACAGACAGTCTGCAGCAGTACTTGAACGTGAGTGTAAGTGCTAAAGAGATTTTATTACATGAACAGGAGCATGTTGTTTCCATCAAGTCATTTCTGATAGACTGATGTCTTTGTGTTCTTCAGGCATCTTCAATTAATTGTGCGTGCAGCCATTGAACATTCCACATGGCACCAAGGCCTCTGAGACTCTGAAGTTTCTCAGCGTTCCACAGTAAGACACAGTTAATCAGTTTCTACCTAAGAGAATAACTAAACATGAGTTGGTCCATCACTTATGATCATTTGAATGTCACTACAGGGTCCCGGTCTTTCTGGTGATGTGCTTTGACATCACATCGTCTTCCATGTGCAAGCTGAAGGACCAACTGGAGATTCCTGAGGAGTTTACGCTGTCCTGTGTTGAAGGTACGGCCACTGTTTGTTTTATCCAATGGCTGCAAGTAATATTTCAGTGCTCTGTGGTTGTATTCTTCGAAGATTGTAGATAGAAATGCTGTAACATCTCAATTACTCTAAAAGACAGCTTCAGAAAGATATTTGCCTTTCTTTTTCATGTTTCAAGAAGTGTTTTCTTATTTCATCTATGATCTTCAACAGAGAGCAGAAAACAGCCAGTGTCAGATATTAAAAGCTCAGCAGGCCGCAGAACATTTCTCCAGAAAATATTGAGGAAATGGAATTTAAACCGAAAGTTACACTGCTAACACCACAGGAAAGGCATAGACAGCAATtcatgatagacagacagactgactgactgactgattgactgattgattgattgattgcaaTTCAGAAACATTTGAAACACAGCAGCATTATCTTATAATCTTCATGTTTCCTAAACAGGAGGAAGTACCAGCTTTCACCAACGGACAGTACAGACTCAGTGGTGTTGTGTCACATTTGGGAAGCAATTTGTTTTGTGGTAAGAATTTGTTGTACATTTCCAGTTGTctcatttgtttattcattgACCATGTGTAGTTCTAGCCAGTCCCAAAGTTATACTAAAGTTTCTTTGTCTTAAAGGACACTACATCAGTCATTTTCGTAACCCCAGTGAAGATGGATGGCTGCGGTGCAGTGACGATATTGTCAGAAGAACCAGCTGGTCGGAGGTGTCCATGGACATTGAGACAAATGGCTACTTGTTGTTTTATGTCAAAAGGTATTGAATCCAATAATATTCAGTCACCTGTTTGGGATAAAATGCTGAACTCCTCCTCACTGTTGTTTTTGTAGCTGAGCAGTGGCTGGTGCACGAGAGTTTTAAAGAAGTGGAAAGCAACAGATGAGAAAGATCCCACCACTTAATGGGAAACTGCTCAATCCTCCTAGTCAGTGAGAGTGGATCTTGAGAAACCCACATGCTGTGGTTTCTCTCACATCACTTGGTTGATTTCTGAGTCAAACTTGCTCCTGGCGGTTTGATTAAAGGAGCACCCCATTTGCGTTCCCTCTGGCCCGGGACGTCTCATGGCAGCATCTGGGGACTAGGATTTGtttttggacagttggtggctgTGTTTTCCCTCACTCGTCCTTTTGGGATTTACATCATCCATTTGAGAGCATCAGAGGTTCATCGAGAGCAGTGAACTTTGCCAGTGCCAGCAGCCATATGACTGttgcccaagactggttgcccactgaagcttaGCAATGTTGAGCCTGGTTAATACCTgaatgggagacctcctgggaaaactaggttgatGTTGGAAGAGGTGtaagtgaggccagcagggggtgctcaccctgtggtccgtgggtcctaacgccccagtatagtgacAGGGACACTACACTGTGACAAGCACCGTCtttcggatgagacgttaaaccgaggtcctgactctctgtggtcattaaaaatcccatggCACTTCTCGTAaggagtaggggtgtaacccccgGTGTCCTGGCCAAACTTTGCCAGTGTCAGCAGCCATATTACCCTCTAGCCCACTGAAGCTAAACAGGgttgagcctggttagtacctggatgggagacctcctgggaaaactaggttgctgtaGGAGGAGGTGTTAGTGAGACCAGCAGGGGGTgttcaccctgtggtctgtgtgggtcctaacaccccagtatagtgtcggggacactatactgtaaGAAGCACTGTCtttcggatgagacgttaaaccgaggtcctgtcCCATGGCACTTCTCgtaaagagtaggggtgtaaccccggtGTCCTGGCCAAATTCCCTCCATCGGCCCTTACCAATAATGGCCTCCTAATAATCCCTATCCATTGAATTGGCTctgtcactctctctcctctccacctatagctggtgtgtggtgagtGCACTGGTGCCATTGCACTGTGG
Encoded here:
- the LOC127502983 gene encoding ubiquitin carboxyl-terminal hydrolase 37-like isoform X2, producing the protein MITKKMVSDVHQADEKMDKKTKKAKKKNKRVKFALSSPVDLMDSSTTAPADSDKLPNSLSKSRFRFLHRIFGKIRSFCLPSKYLSSEQKNSDTKTEASSSAAVDRSSEEHREADLLAATQETEPITSVVERIKLSPSFDGSFTSIDAFSDEETQETEPFADVAVAPTFAAIDLDCLQEIMDSLGSEPLGNTPTSAPLWVSDLFGQQAATEQDRETQGDDADQAPLGLPNLGNTCYMNSVLQCLLSVSPFREDVLSLQEDWKNEAVLLGALSDLHMSRLDSSDSELKKKLLAKVKGYIENDYPNFEGNQQQDAHEFLMACLFCLKEESEILKIFCPTYTCPVANMEFRLNHECTCDSCGFQKSFPEDFNYLSLVIGPQACLTDSLQQCLNASSIDCACSQCSGTKASETLKFLSLPQVLVFMVMRFDITMCKLKDQLEIPEELTLSCVEGGSTSFHQRTVQTQWCCVTFGKQFVLWTLHQSFS
- the LOC127502983 gene encoding ubiquitin carboxyl-terminal hydrolase 37-like isoform X1, with translation MITKKMVSDVHQADEKMDKKTKKAKKKNKRVKFALSSPVDLMDSSTTAPADSDKLPNSLSKSRFRFLHRIFGKIRSFCLPSKYLSSEQKNSDTKTEASSSAAVDRSSEEHREADLLAATQETEPITSVVERIKLSPSFDGSFTSIDAFSDEETQETEPFADVAVAPTFAAIDLDCLQEIMDSLGSEPLGNTPTSAPLWVSDLFGQQAATEQDRETQGDDADQAPLGLPNLGNTCYMNSVLQCLLSVSPFREDVLSLQEDWKNEAVLLGALSDLHMSRLDSSDSELKKKLLAKVKGYIENDYPNFEGNQQQDAHEFLMACLFCLKEESEILKIFCPTYTCPVANMEFRLNHECTCDSCGFQKSFPEDFNYLSLVIGPQACLTDSLQQCLNASSIDCACSQCSGTKASETLKFLSLPQVLVFMVMRFDITMCKLKDQLEIPEELTLSCVEGGSTSCHQCTVQTQWCCVAFGKQFVFWTLHQSYS
- the LOC127502983 gene encoding ubiquitin carboxyl-terminal hydrolase 37-like isoform X3, producing the protein MITKKMVSDVHQADEKMDKKTKKAKKKNKRVKFALSSPVDLMDSSTTAPADSDKLPNSLSKSRFRFLHRIFGKIRSFCLPSKYLSSEQKNSDTKTEASSSAAVDRSSEEHREADLLAATQETEPITFVERIKLSPSFDGSFTSIDAFSDEETQETEPFADVAVAPTFAAIDLDCLQEIMDSLGSEPLGNTPTSAPLWVSDLFGQQAATEQDRETQGDDADQAPLGLPNLGNTCYMNSVLQCLLSVSPFREDVLSLQEDWKNEAVLLGALSDLHMSRLDSSDSELKKKLLAKVKGYIENDYPNFEGNQQQDAHEFLMACLFCLKEESEILKIFCPTYTCPVANMEFRLNHECTCDSCGFQKSFPEDFNYLSLVIGPQACLTDSLQQCLNASSIDCACSQCSGTKASETLKFLSLPQVLVFMVMRFDITMCKLKDQLEIPEELTLSCVEGGSTSCHQCTVQTQWCCVAFGKQFVFWTLHQSYS